One genomic region from uncultured Cohaesibacter sp. encodes:
- the pth gene encoding aminoacyl-tRNA hydrolase produces MYLLVGLGNPGPQYAGNRHNIGFMAVDEIARQHNFGPWRRKFQGEVSEGLIGSNKVLLLKPTTFMNESGRAISEACRFYKIPPEDVYVYHDELDLTPGKVKAKLGGGVAGHNGLRSTGAHIGNNFHRIRLGIGHPGRERVTQWVLGDFAKVDGEWLEPTLDALAYTAQSLIENDLGRFMTDFNQRLAPPVNGHKKSKSQSASADKKPSQPGSKASSSSSDKPNKGSNSARSDKNAEPPRNAMAEALKQLVTRNKD; encoded by the coding sequence ATGTATCTGCTCGTCGGACTTGGCAATCCCGGACCCCAATATGCAGGCAACCGCCACAATATCGGTTTCATGGCAGTCGACGAGATTGCCCGCCAGCATAATTTCGGTCCATGGCGCCGCAAGTTTCAGGGCGAGGTCAGCGAAGGCCTTATCGGCTCGAACAAAGTCCTGCTCCTCAAGCCCACCACCTTCATGAATGAATCCGGCCGCGCGATCTCTGAAGCCTGTCGCTTTTACAAGATCCCGCCTGAAGACGTGTATGTCTATCATGACGAGTTGGATCTCACCCCCGGCAAAGTGAAGGCCAAGCTGGGCGGCGGCGTCGCCGGGCATAACGGTCTGCGCTCAACCGGTGCCCATATCGGCAACAATTTCCACCGCATCCGTCTGGGGATCGGCCATCCGGGCCGGGAACGGGTCACCCAATGGGTGCTGGGCGATTTTGCAAAGGTGGACGGAGAATGGCTCGAGCCAACGCTCGATGCTCTGGCCTACACAGCCCAGAGCCTCATCGAGAATGATCTGGGCCGCTTCATGACGGATTTCAACCAGAGGCTGGCCCCTCCCGTCAATGGCCACAAGAAAAGCAAGTCACAATCCGCAAGCGCTGACAAAAAGCCCTCCCAACCGGGCAGCAAGGCATCATCAAGCAGCTCGGATAAACCGAACAAGGGCAGCAACAGCGCCCGCTCCGACAAAAACGCAGAGCCCCCACGCAATGCGATGGCCGAAGCGCTGAAACAGCTGGTCACCAGAAACAAGGATTAA
- a CDS encoding tetratricopeptide repeat protein produces the protein MAKLKVDLTLKNAQSLAQKGNYLEARRLYQTVLATFPGNSRALQGLALVEKQIKLRGANTSINETIKTLGGLLSKGFFQDAIEQSQEILKQRPDVFVIWYILGIASIQLGKLNQAISAFDQAISIKPDYIEAHLNRGFALQMQGLHEKAIASFQKVLSIKPDLPQAHNNIGNALRQQGKLSKAIAAYQKALSINPAFPEALYNLGRCWQDLEQMEEAQKAYLKVLSIKPDLPEANNDLGTVYLEQRKFDEAAQVFRNAIRHRPQFSEAHSNLGTALHEQGHIKEAIASCNKALSLNPEHVSAYNNLGVIYTSAGEPDKALEAYTKALSIKPDDAQTLYNISSHVDHTPDDPQIALIEGLLRKSDLASKDKILLHYTLAKIYEETRQLEASLKHYKAGGALQIDRVHYTIEKDEELFEKIRQSAPGIRAQALAPSRDDETVTPIFILGMPRSGTTLIEQIISHHTQVYGSGELDHATNLGLKISSGAVAATQENLKAFRQTYLSELKRSSEGKAYATDKMPNNFRQIGLICSALPEAKIIHVKRDAAATCWSNFKTRFVGNGLGYSYDLQAVVRFYKLYEDLMTFWNQTYGDRIIEVDYDALTINPDTEIRKMISDLSLDWQDSCLSPHTNKRMVKTASNLQIRKSIYKNSSKEWLQFQPFLDGAFDELRT, from the coding sequence ATGGCAAAACTAAAAGTAGATCTCACCCTCAAGAATGCTCAATCTTTGGCCCAAAAGGGTAATTATTTAGAGGCGAGAAGACTCTATCAGACTGTATTGGCGACCTTCCCCGGCAACAGTCGCGCGCTTCAGGGATTGGCTCTCGTGGAAAAGCAGATCAAACTCAGGGGCGCCAACACCTCCATTAACGAAACGATCAAGACACTGGGGGGATTGCTTTCCAAAGGCTTCTTTCAGGATGCCATCGAACAGTCTCAGGAAATTCTCAAGCAGCGCCCCGATGTGTTTGTCATCTGGTATATTCTCGGCATTGCTTCCATCCAGCTTGGAAAGCTCAATCAGGCCATCTCCGCATTTGATCAGGCCATTTCTATAAAGCCGGACTATATCGAGGCGCATCTGAATAGGGGATTCGCTCTGCAAATGCAGGGGTTGCACGAGAAAGCCATTGCCTCTTTTCAAAAGGTTTTGTCCATCAAGCCAGACCTGCCGCAGGCGCACAACAATATCGGCAACGCTCTTCGCCAACAGGGCAAGCTATCCAAGGCAATTGCCGCTTACCAAAAAGCCCTGTCGATCAATCCGGCATTTCCAGAAGCACTGTATAATCTAGGACGCTGCTGGCAGGATCTTGAACAGATGGAGGAGGCACAGAAAGCCTACCTAAAGGTGCTGTCCATCAAACCAGACCTGCCCGAGGCAAATAATGATCTTGGCACGGTTTATTTGGAGCAAAGAAAATTTGACGAGGCAGCCCAAGTATTCAGGAATGCCATACGCCATCGTCCCCAATTTTCCGAAGCCCATAGCAATCTTGGAACGGCCCTGCATGAGCAAGGTCACATCAAGGAGGCCATTGCGTCTTGCAACAAAGCCCTGTCTCTCAACCCTGAACATGTGAGCGCCTACAACAATCTTGGTGTTATTTACACATCTGCCGGAGAGCCGGACAAGGCTCTTGAAGCCTACACAAAAGCGCTGTCCATCAAGCCAGATGACGCACAGACGCTTTATAATATCAGCTCCCATGTCGACCACACGCCAGATGACCCTCAAATTGCACTCATCGAAGGCCTTTTGAGAAAGTCAGATCTTGCAAGCAAGGACAAGATCCTCCTGCATTACACTCTGGCGAAAATCTATGAAGAAACCAGACAGTTAGAGGCGTCTCTCAAGCATTATAAAGCGGGGGGAGCGCTGCAAATTGATCGTGTGCACTACACCATAGAAAAGGATGAAGAGCTTTTCGAAAAGATCCGGCAGTCAGCACCAGGCATTCGAGCACAAGCCTTGGCTCCTTCACGAGACGATGAGACCGTCACGCCGATTTTCATTCTCGGTATGCCACGATCCGGAACGACGCTGATTGAACAGATCATTTCGCACCATACGCAGGTATATGGGAGCGGAGAGCTGGACCATGCGACCAATTTGGGATTGAAAATTAGCTCGGGCGCTGTTGCTGCAACCCAAGAAAACCTAAAGGCCTTTAGGCAGACATATTTATCGGAACTGAAAAGATCATCCGAAGGCAAAGCCTATGCCACCGACAAAATGCCAAACAATTTCCGCCAGATAGGCCTTATCTGTTCAGCACTTCCGGAAGCCAAGATCATCCATGTCAAGCGCGATGCAGCGGCGACCTGCTGGTCGAACTTCAAGACAAGGTTCGTCGGCAACGGTTTGGGATATAGCTATGACCTGCAAGCCGTCGTGCGCTTCTATAAGCTATATGAAGACCTCATGACCTTCTGGAACCAGACCTACGGGGATCGGATTATCGAAGTCGATTATGATGCTTTGACAATTAATCCAGATACAGAAATCAGAAAAATGATCAGCGATCTGAGCCTCGACTGGCAAGACTCATGCCTGTCGCCTCATACAAACAAGCGCATGGTCAAAACCGCCTCAAATCTACAAATCAGAAAGTCGATCTACAAAAACAGCTCCAAAGAATGGCTGCAATTCCAGCCGTTTCTTGACGGGGCATTTGATGAACTGCGCACGTAA
- the ychF gene encoding redox-regulated ATPase YchF produces MGFKCGIVGLPNVGKSTLFNALTKTAAAQAANYPFCTIEPNTGDVAVPDPRMDAIAKIAGSKEIIPTRLTFVDIAGLVRGASKGEGLGNQFLANIREVDAIVHVLRCFEDEDITHVEGKIDPVTDAETVETELMISDMESLERRVVNLRKRGQTGDKDAKAQAALMDRLLELLHDGKPGRMLDVADDEERKAVSDLNLLTTKPVLYICNVDEESAGTGNEFSKAVEAMAEKQGAGAVVISAAIEAEISQLDAEEQAEFLETLDLEEPGLDRMIRAGYDLLHLITYFTAGPKETRAWTITKGCKAPQAAGVIHTDFERGFIRAQTIAFDDYVSLGGETAAKEAGKARDEGKEYIVQDGDVMLFKFNT; encoded by the coding sequence ATGGGTTTTAAATGCGGTATCGTGGGATTGCCAAATGTCGGCAAATCCACTCTGTTCAACGCGCTGACCAAAACCGCAGCGGCACAGGCAGCCAACTATCCCTTCTGCACCATTGAACCGAATACGGGCGATGTTGCCGTTCCGGATCCGCGTATGGATGCCATCGCAAAGATTGCCGGTTCCAAGGAAATCATCCCTACCCGCCTTACCTTTGTTGACATCGCCGGTCTCGTCCGCGGTGCTTCCAAGGGCGAAGGTCTGGGCAACCAGTTTCTGGCCAACATCCGCGAAGTGGACGCCATTGTGCATGTGCTGCGCTGCTTTGAAGATGAAGACATCACCCATGTGGAAGGCAAGATCGATCCGGTTACCGACGCTGAAACCGTTGAAACCGAATTGATGATCTCGGACATGGAAAGCCTTGAACGCCGCGTGGTCAACCTGCGCAAGCGTGGTCAGACCGGCGACAAGGATGCCAAAGCACAGGCTGCCCTGATGGATCGCCTGCTTGAGCTGCTGCATGATGGCAAACCCGGTCGTATGCTCGATGTCGCCGATGACGAAGAGCGCAAGGCCGTTAGCGACCTCAACCTGCTGACAACGAAGCCCGTCCTCTATATCTGCAATGTGGATGAGGAAAGCGCTGGCACGGGCAATGAATTCTCCAAGGCTGTTGAAGCCATGGCAGAAAAACAGGGCGCAGGGGCCGTTGTCATCTCTGCCGCCATCGAAGCTGAAATTTCTCAGCTGGATGCAGAAGAACAGGCAGAATTCCTCGAAACGCTGGATCTGGAAGAACCCGGTCTCGACCGCATGATCCGCGCAGGTTACGACCTGCTGCACCTCATCACCTATTTTACAGCTGGCCCGAAAGAAACCCGCGCCTGGACCATCACCAAAGGCTGCAAGGCCCCACAAGCCGCCGGTGTCATCCATACCGATTTCGAACGCGGCTTCATCCGCGCCCAGACCATCGCCTTTGATGACTATGTATCCCTTGGCGGCGAAACAGCAGCCAAAGAAGCCGGCAAAGCCCGCGACGAAGGCAAGGAATATATCGTGCAAGATGGCGACGTCATGCTCTTCAAGTTCAACACTTGA
- a CDS encoding TetR/AcrR family transcriptional regulator, whose amino-acid sequence MRVKTDEKRLEILQVAAKVFGQNGYHGASMSAISAELGGSKATLYGYYSSKEELFAAVLMQSLDDQGIAVFQTFEDRDNEDLAGQLKKFGRDYLDFITDEETVALFRSAVSENFEGKLSQELYKNGQGRGWGEVEEFMAAKMEQGILSGPSAKIVSLHLKGLLECGVAEPIMYRCPPHLDFNLAVDAAVDAFLAAYGRAD is encoded by the coding sequence ATGCGCGTTAAAACAGATGAAAAAAGGCTCGAAATTCTGCAGGTTGCTGCCAAAGTCTTTGGCCAAAATGGCTATCACGGGGCCAGTATGTCTGCGATTTCTGCAGAGCTTGGAGGGTCAAAAGCCACTCTTTATGGTTACTACAGTTCTAAGGAAGAATTGTTTGCAGCCGTGTTGATGCAGTCGCTGGATGATCAGGGAATCGCCGTGTTCCAGACTTTCGAGGATCGGGACAACGAGGATCTTGCCGGGCAGCTGAAAAAGTTCGGGCGCGATTATCTGGATTTCATCACGGATGAGGAAACCGTGGCGCTGTTTCGTAGTGCCGTTTCCGAGAATTTCGAGGGCAAGCTGTCTCAGGAACTGTATAAGAACGGGCAGGGAAGAGGCTGGGGGGAAGTCGAAGAGTTTATGGCAGCCAAGATGGAGCAGGGAATTTTATCGGGGCCTTCGGCCAAAATAGTCAGCCTGCATTTGAAGGGATTGCTTGAATGCGGGGTCGCAGAGCCGATCATGTATCGGTGCCCACCTCATCTTGATTTCAATCTTGCGGTTGATGCTGCTGTCGATGCGTTTCTGGCGGCCTATGGCCGAGCGGACTGA
- a CDS encoding NADPH-dependent FMN reductase, with product MKDSYDIAVIVGSLRKDSINRKVANAIVNLAPESLSFRFVEVGSLPFYNPDLDGENAPEEWKSFRASLAPADGVLFVTPEYNRSVPAALKNALDVGSRPAGESSWSGKPAGIVSGSLGGIGGFGANHHLRQSLTFLDMPAMQQPEAYIGAFGGLFDDKDQMTNDGTRDFLKQFAAAFADWVKLHAK from the coding sequence ATGAAAGATAGTTATGATATTGCCGTCATCGTGGGGAGTTTAAGAAAAGACTCCATCAACCGAAAAGTTGCAAATGCGATTGTCAATCTGGCCCCGGAAAGCTTGTCTTTCCGATTTGTGGAAGTGGGCTCATTGCCCTTCTATAATCCGGATCTGGATGGTGAAAATGCACCCGAAGAATGGAAATCCTTCCGTGCGTCTCTGGCGCCTGCCGATGGCGTTTTGTTCGTAACACCGGAATATAACCGCTCTGTGCCGGCTGCCTTGAAGAATGCGCTTGATGTCGGGTCTCGTCCTGCTGGCGAGAGTTCCTGGTCTGGCAAGCCTGCGGGCATCGTGTCGGGGTCTCTGGGCGGGATTGGCGGCTTTGGCGCCAACCATCATTTGCGCCAGTCCCTGACCTTCCTTGATATGCCTGCCATGCAGCAGCCAGAAGCTTATATCGGGGCGTTCGGTGGTCTGTTTGACGACAAGGATCAGATGACAAATGATGGCACGCGGGACTTCCTCAAGCAGTTTGCTGCGGCCTTTGCCGACTGGGTCAAGCTGCACGCCAAGTAA
- a CDS encoding ribose-phosphate pyrophosphokinase, translating into MKLLAGNSNPTLTKRIADYLGIEISDVSVRRFADQEIFIEVHENVRGQDVFVVQPTSYPANDHLMELLILIDALRRASARRITAVVPYFGYARQDRKPGPRTPISAKLVANLISNAGADRVLTLDLHAAQIQGFFDIPTDNLYAAPVFSRDILERNEVEDVMVVSPDVGGVVRARALAKRIGAPLSIVDKRRERAGESEVMNIIGDVTGRNCVLVDDIIDSGGTLCNAAEALINKGAASVTAYITHGVLSGGAVARITSSKLRELVITDSIEPTEAVLNAHNIRVLSVANLLGEAISRTANEQSVSSLFD; encoded by the coding sequence ATGAAACTTCTCGCCGGCAATTCCAATCCGACCCTCACCAAACGCATTGCCGATTATCTCGGCATTGAAATCAGCGATGTTTCCGTAAGACGATTTGCGGACCAGGAAATCTTCATCGAAGTGCACGAAAATGTGCGCGGACAGGATGTCTTCGTGGTTCAGCCAACCTCTTATCCGGCCAACGACCATCTGATGGAACTGCTGATCCTGATCGACGCTCTGCGCCGCGCATCAGCACGCCGCATTACCGCTGTCGTGCCTTACTTCGGCTATGCACGCCAAGACAGGAAACCCGGCCCGAGAACACCAATCTCGGCAAAACTGGTTGCCAACCTCATCTCGAATGCGGGCGCAGATCGCGTCCTGACACTCGATCTGCATGCGGCCCAGATCCAGGGCTTCTTCGACATCCCGACCGACAACCTTTATGCCGCTCCGGTCTTTTCCCGCGACATTCTGGAACGCAACGAAGTCGAAGACGTCATGGTGGTTTCTCCAGACGTTGGCGGCGTGGTTCGTGCCCGTGCTCTGGCAAAACGCATTGGCGCCCCACTTTCCATCGTCGACAAGCGTCGTGAACGCGCTGGCGAATCCGAAGTGATGAACATCATCGGCGATGTAACAGGCCGCAACTGCGTGCTGGTGGACGATATCATCGATTCCGGCGGCACCCTGTGCAACGCAGCAGAAGCACTCATCAACAAGGGCGCAGCCTCGGTTACTGCCTACATCACTCACGGAGTGCTCTCCGGTGGCGCGGTTGCCCGTATCACCTCTTCCAAGCTGCGCGAATTGGTGATCACCGATTCCATCGAGCCGACCGAAGCGGTTCTGAACGCCCATAACATCCGCGTTCTGAGCGTCGCCAACCTGCTTGGCGAAGCCATTTCCCGCACGGCCAACGAACAGTCGGTCTCGTCTCTGTTCGACTAG
- a CDS encoding HlyD family efflux transporter periplasmic adaptor subunit — MKKVPTDVKVENKIEKIYEDRETEMPEKKSKRWPLFFGLFVAVAAVSGAYYAYDTLYASKHAITDNAYVGADIAGITPLIAAPVKEVRVSDTQHVAKGDILVVLDDTDAKLHLAQAEAGYQQSLRAVKALNATDKTLLAQIEGRKADQKRAEAQHEMAEANFAKAKIDLERRQTLVENGSVSGDELTMAETAFKNAEANLGAAEAALEAASAGLEAAEGQQMANAAMIEGASVENNPQVLVAKAQRDQAQVNLDRTVIRSPVDGVVSMRRVQVGERVQPGMRLMVVVPLDEVYVDANFKEVQLEKVKPGQPVTLHSDLYGSDVEFKGTVVGFSGGTGAAFSAVPAQNATGNWIKVVQRLPVRVALDPEQLKDHPLEVGLSMEADIHVAE; from the coding sequence ATGAAAAAAGTACCAACGGATGTAAAAGTCGAGAACAAGATCGAAAAGATCTATGAGGATCGCGAGACAGAAATGCCCGAAAAGAAAAGCAAACGCTGGCCCCTGTTTTTTGGCCTCTTCGTCGCTGTCGCGGCCGTTTCTGGCGCCTATTACGCCTATGACACGCTCTATGCGTCCAAGCACGCCATCACCGACAACGCCTATGTGGGCGCAGATATTGCAGGCATCACACCGCTGATTGCCGCTCCGGTGAAGGAAGTACGCGTCAGCGATACCCAGCATGTCGCCAAGGGTGATATTCTGGTGGTGTTGGATGATACCGACGCCAAGCTGCATCTGGCACAGGCCGAAGCCGGCTATCAGCAGTCGCTGCGCGCCGTCAAGGCTCTGAACGCAACGGACAAGACCCTGCTCGCCCAGATCGAAGGCCGCAAGGCCGATCAGAAGCGCGCTGAAGCCCAACATGAAATGGCCGAGGCCAATTTCGCCAAAGCCAAGATCGACCTCGAACGCCGCCAGACTCTGGTCGAAAACGGTTCCGTCTCTGGCGATGAGCTGACCATGGCCGAAACCGCCTTCAAGAATGCAGAGGCCAATCTGGGAGCTGCAGAAGCGGCTTTGGAAGCAGCTAGCGCGGGTCTGGAAGCGGCTGAAGGTCAGCAAATGGCCAACGCTGCCATGATCGAAGGTGCATCGGTGGAGAACAACCCCCAAGTGCTGGTCGCCAAGGCTCAGCGCGACCAAGCGCAGGTCAATCTGGACCGCACGGTCATTCGCTCACCGGTCGACGGTGTCGTGTCCATGCGCCGCGTACAGGTCGGTGAACGGGTTCAGCCGGGCATGCGCCTGATGGTCGTCGTGCCCCTTGACGAGGTCTATGTCGATGCCAACTTCAAGGAAGTGCAGCTGGAAAAGGTTAAGCCGGGCCAGCCTGTGACCTTGCATTCAGACCTTTACGGCAGCGATGTGGAATTCAAAGGCACCGTCGTGGGCTTCTCGGGTGGCACTGGCGCAGCTTTCTCTGCGGTTCCCGCCCAGAACGCCACCGGCAACTGGATCAAGGTGGTCCAGCGCCTGCCGGTTCGTGTTGCACTTGATCCTGAACAGCTGAAAGACCATCCGCTGGAAGTGGGCCTGTCCATGGAAGCCGACATTCATGTCGCTGAGTAA
- a CDS encoding sulfotransferase domain-containing protein, translated as MSGGFADWRDVDSWHISSYPRSGNHAVRAILEYATKRPTLPSLEARKLDVPIYLRKPNQKENFIKVTDDHAIGYKSHFLLEFLQNEEISKRKSGIILITRDPVEAIVSHLYPDYARAKSLHALKSFLFLTKKRTYLDDGLWREKIRAHVDIYLSCAFAYHYLKDRPRIHVRFEDLIEDPVLFANSLIEKMGIEKKLSDYEVKKVLSLSRDSLSRKGNRAQDPVLREKLRDLTSKYICYEQIFDLLQD; from the coding sequence ATGTCTGGGGGATTTGCTGATTGGAGAGATGTTGATAGCTGGCACATCTCGTCTTACCCAAGAAGTGGAAATCATGCAGTTCGGGCCATTCTCGAATATGCCACAAAAAGACCCACGTTACCTTCATTAGAAGCAAGAAAACTCGACGTCCCCATTTACTTGAGAAAACCCAATCAAAAAGAAAATTTCATCAAGGTAACGGATGATCACGCGATCGGATACAAATCCCATTTTTTGCTTGAATTTTTACAGAATGAAGAAATCTCCAAAAGAAAATCCGGGATTATTCTTATAACCAGAGATCCTGTAGAGGCAATCGTTTCTCATCTTTATCCAGACTATGCAAGAGCCAAGTCTTTACATGCTCTGAAGTCTTTTCTTTTTCTGACTAAAAAACGGACTTACCTTGACGATGGCTTATGGCGCGAAAAAATTCGCGCACATGTTGATATATACCTATCCTGCGCTTTTGCGTACCACTATTTAAAGGACCGACCGAGAATTCATGTTCGGTTTGAAGACTTGATTGAGGACCCGGTCTTGTTTGCAAATTCTCTCATTGAAAAAATGGGAATAGAAAAAAAGCTTTCAGATTACGAGGTCAAGAAAGTTCTGTCTTTGTCGCGGGATAGCTTGTCCAGAAAAGGCAATAGGGCGCAAGATCCAGTCCTTCGAGAGAAATTGCGAGACCTGACAAGCAAGTATATTTGCTACGAGCAGATTTTTGATCTGTTGCAGGATTAG
- a CDS encoding efflux transporter outer membrane subunit, giving the protein MSHFNLNKHRATPMALSILILLAGCAIPPKETPLTEMKSVESYQTGKSFLSSAAQWPSDHWWEAYKDKQLNQLMKEGLSEANDIRLAQARLKLAKAATGMSKAGLLPNVGAQASVDQERQSYHYLMDESFVPQGWNDGGIATLNFNWEIDFWGKNRAALAAAKGEQKAAEAEAAAARLAVSSGIAQAYAQLASLYASRDAASSALRVRNDSLKLMQSRFNQQLENESALERAKSNQQSTIARLAAIDENIALAKNQMAALLGKGPDRGLSIKRPRVNGGHYYGLPNQLPIDLLGRRPDIVAARLRAEASVKRVDEAKASFYPNVNLSAMIGRQALGLDMLHASNATLGSIGPAVSLPILDGGRLRSGFMRSKASQEMAVATYDQTLVRALKDVADAVVSKRQLSVRLKATSNAVKAAQNAYDIVKNRYEGGLATYLEVLAAEDAMIGARGAAAALRARSFALDIQLVRALGGGFRDMEKTK; this is encoded by the coding sequence ATGTCGCATTTCAATCTGAACAAACATCGCGCCACGCCAATGGCCCTGAGCATCCTCATTCTCTTGGCTGGCTGTGCCATTCCGCCAAAAGAAACCCCGCTCACCGAGATGAAATCGGTTGAAAGCTATCAGACAGGAAAGTCGTTCCTTTCCAGCGCCGCCCAATGGCCATCTGACCATTGGTGGGAGGCATATAAAGACAAGCAGCTAAACCAGTTGATGAAGGAAGGTCTGTCGGAAGCCAATGATATTCGGCTGGCACAGGCGCGCCTCAAATTGGCAAAAGCCGCGACAGGCATGTCCAAAGCAGGCCTGCTTCCCAATGTTGGCGCACAGGCCTCCGTTGATCAGGAACGCCAGAGCTATCATTACCTGATGGATGAGTCCTTCGTCCCTCAAGGCTGGAATGACGGCGGCATAGCTACCCTCAACTTCAATTGGGAAATCGACTTCTGGGGCAAGAACCGGGCCGCACTAGCCGCCGCCAAGGGCGAACAGAAAGCAGCCGAAGCAGAAGCTGCAGCGGCCCGGCTTGCGGTCTCATCAGGCATCGCACAGGCCTATGCGCAGTTGGCATCGCTTTATGCCAGCCGTGATGCAGCCTCCAGCGCCCTGCGTGTCCGCAACGACAGTCTCAAGCTGATGCAGTCCCGCTTCAATCAGCAGCTTGAAAATGAAAGTGCACTCGAAAGAGCCAAATCAAACCAGCAAAGCACGATCGCTCGCCTTGCTGCCATTGACGAAAATATCGCTTTGGCAAAGAACCAGATGGCAGCGCTTCTCGGCAAAGGACCGGATCGCGGTTTGTCCATCAAACGTCCAAGGGTCAATGGCGGTCATTATTATGGCCTACCAAACCAGTTGCCGATTGACCTCCTCGGACGCCGTCCAGATATTGTTGCCGCACGCCTCAGGGCAGAGGCTTCCGTCAAGCGCGTGGATGAGGCCAAAGCCTCCTTCTATCCGAACGTGAACCTCTCTGCCATGATTGGCCGCCAAGCCCTCGGGCTCGACATGCTGCACGCCAGTAACGCAACGCTCGGCTCTATTGGCCCGGCTGTTTCGTTGCCGATTCTGGACGGTGGACGCCTGCGGTCTGGCTTCATGAGGTCCAAGGCCAGCCAGGAAATGGCGGTCGCAACCTATGATCAGACTCTCGTCAGAGCTCTGAAAGATGTTGCCGACGCAGTGGTGAGCAAACGCCAGCTCTCCGTGCGCTTGAAAGCAACCAGCAATGCCGTGAAAGCGGCGCAAAATGCCTACGACATTGTCAAGAACCGCTATGAAGGCGGCCTGGCAACCTATCTTGAAGTCCTAGCCGCCGAGGACGCCATGATTGGCGCCCGCGGTGCCGCGGCTGCTCTGAGAGCGCGCAGTTTTGCGCTCGATATTCAGTTGGTCCGTGCTCTTGGTGGAGGCTTTCGTGACATGGAGAAAACCAAGTGA
- a CDS encoding 50S ribosomal protein L25/general stress protein Ctc, protein MANFEFKAERRDRVGKGSARALRREGKIPAVIYGDKKDPISIAIPYKETNLQIHKGGFLTHIVTIDVDGDKIRAIPRDYQLDVVRDFPMHVDFLRVSRTTRITVGVPVEFINEEECPGLKRGGALNIVRRDVEVECPATDIPESFVFDLKEADLGDSIHISAITLPNGVTPTITDRDFTIATIAAPAGFNEPVEGEEEEGAEAEAE, encoded by the coding sequence ATGGCTAACTTTGAATTCAAAGCAGAACGCCGTGACCGGGTCGGTAAGGGGTCCGCTCGTGCATTGCGTCGCGAAGGCAAGATCCCTGCCGTCATCTATGGCGACAAGAAAGATCCTATCTCCATCGCTATCCCTTACAAAGAAACCAACCTTCAGATCCATAAAGGCGGTTTCCTGACGCACATCGTGACCATCGATGTGGATGGTGACAAGATCCGCGCGATCCCTCGCGACTACCAGCTCGACGTTGTCCGTGACTTCCCTATGCATGTCGACTTCCTGCGCGTTTCCCGCACCACCAGAATCACTGTTGGTGTTCCAGTTGAATTTATCAACGAAGAAGAATGCCCAGGCCTGAAACGCGGTGGCGCCCTCAACATCGTTCGTCGTGACGTCGAAGTTGAATGCCCGGCAACCGATATTCCGGAATCCTTTGTATTCGATCTGAAAGAAGCCGATCTTGGTGATTCGATCCACATTTCCGCAATAACCCTGCCGAACGGTGTGACCCCGACCATTACCGATCGCGACTTCACGATCGCTACCATCGCAGCACCTGCTGGCTTCAACGAACCAGTTGAAGGTGAAGAAGAAGAAGGCGCTGAAGCAGAGGCTGAATAA